Proteins encoded in a region of the Esox lucius isolate fEsoLuc1 chromosome 9, fEsoLuc1.pri, whole genome shotgun sequence genome:
- the LOC105021527 gene encoding UTP--glucose-1-phosphate uridylyltransferase-like isoform X1 → MSLLDDLCKIGMAEFQEKLRLQHETSMHAELEKLLMTAKGTEQEISRKDFEGFKKIFHRFLQVKGPSINWEKINKPPEDLIRPYDKIKAQGLPDSVAASLNKLVVVKLNGGLGTSMGCKGPKSVISVRNENTFLDLTVHQIEHLNKTFNVDVPLVLMNSFNTDEDTKKILQKYTHHRVHIHTFNQSRYPRINKESLLPVAKDLGMHGDQADVWYPPGHGDIYASFYNSGLLDKLIAEGKEYIFVSNIDNLGATVDLFILNHLMSQPKDKRCEFVMEVTDKTRADVKGGTLIQYDDKLRLLEIAQVPKAHVDEFKSVTKFKIFNTNNLWISLGAIKRLQEQNAMDLEIIVNPKTLDGGLNVIQLETAVGAAIKAFDNALGVNVPRSRFLPVKTSSDLLLVMSNLYSLDAGSLTMSKKREFPSTPHVKLGSSFTKVQDFLTRFESIPDMLELDHLTVSGDVTFGKNVSLKGTVIIIANHGDRIDIPAGAVLENKIVSGNLRILDH, encoded by the exons ATGTCTCTCTTAGATG ACCTTTGTAAAATAGGGATGGCCGAATTTCAAGAGAAACTGAGGCTTCAGCATGAGACCTCCATGCACGCAGAGCTGGAGAAGTTGCTGATGACAGCCAAGGGCACTGAGCAAGAG ATTTCCAGAAAGGACTTTGAGGGTTTCAAGAAAATCTTCCACAGGTTCCTCCAGGTGAAAGGACCGTCTATAAACTGGGAGAAGATCAACAAACCACCAGAGGATCTG ATCCGCCCCTATGACAAGATCAAGGCCCAGGGGCTGCCGGACAGCGTGGCGGCCAGCCTCAACAAGCTGGTGGTTGTGAAGCTCAACGGAGGCCTGGGCACTAGCATGGGCTGCAAGGGCCCAAAGAGTGTCATCAGTGTCCGCAATGAGAACACCTTCCTGGACCTCACCGTGCACCAGATTGAA CACCTAAACAAAACCTTCAATGTCGATGTGCCTCTGGTTCTCATGAACTCCTTCAACACTGACGAGGACACCAAGAAGATTCTGCAGAAGTACACGCACCACCGGGTACACATCCACACCTTCAACCAGAGCAG ATACCCAAGGATCAACAAGGAATCCCTCCTGCCCGTGGCCAAAGACCTGGGAATGCACGGCGACCAGGCTGACGTCTGGTACCCACCCGGCCACGGCGACATCTACGCCAGCTTCTACAACTCTGGCCTCCTGGACAAGCTGATCGCCGAGGGCAAGGAGTACATTTTTGTGTCCAACATCGACAACCTGGGCGCCACCGTGGATCTGTTCATCCTCAACCACCTGATGTCGCAGCCCAAAGACAAGCGCTGCGAATTTGTCATGGAGGTCACGGACAAGACCCGCGCCGATGTCAAG GGCGGCACGCTGATCCAGTACGACGACAAGCTGCGACTGCTGGAGATCGCCCAGGTGCCCAAGGCGCACGTGGACGAGTTCAAGTCGGTCACCAAGTTCAAGATCTTCAACACCAACAACCTGTGGATCTCCCTGGGTGCCATCAAAAGGCTGCAGGAGCAGAATGCCATGGACTTAGAGATCATAGTCAACCccaag ACACTGGACGGTGGCCTGAACGTGATCCAGCTGGAGACGGCGGTGGGCGCCGCCATCAAGGCCTTTGACAACGCGCTGGGCGTCAACGTGCCCCGTAGCCGTTTCCTCCCAGTCAAGACATCATCGGACCTGCTGCTGGTCATGTCCAACCTGTACAGCCTGGACGCCGGCTCGCTGACCATGAGCAAGAAGAGGGAGTTTCCCTCCACGCCGCATGTGAAGCTGGGCAGCTCTTTCACCAAG GTCCAAGACTTCCTGACGAGGTTTGAGAGCATCCCAGACATGCTGGAGTTGGACCACCTCACCGTGTCTGGAGACGTCACCTTCGGAAAGAACGTCTCTCTGAAA GGAACTGTCATCATTATTGCCAATCATGGAGACCGAATCGATATTCCAGCAGGAGCTGTGCTGGAAAACAAGATTGTCTCTGGAAACCTGCGCATCCTTGACCACTAA
- the LOC105021527 gene encoding UTP--glucose-1-phosphate uridylyltransferase-like isoform X2, whose translation MAEFQEKLRLQHETSMHAELEKLLMTAKGTEQEISRKDFEGFKKIFHRFLQVKGPSINWEKINKPPEDLIRPYDKIKAQGLPDSVAASLNKLVVVKLNGGLGTSMGCKGPKSVISVRNENTFLDLTVHQIEHLNKTFNVDVPLVLMNSFNTDEDTKKILQKYTHHRVHIHTFNQSRYPRINKESLLPVAKDLGMHGDQADVWYPPGHGDIYASFYNSGLLDKLIAEGKEYIFVSNIDNLGATVDLFILNHLMSQPKDKRCEFVMEVTDKTRADVKGGTLIQYDDKLRLLEIAQVPKAHVDEFKSVTKFKIFNTNNLWISLGAIKRLQEQNAMDLEIIVNPKTLDGGLNVIQLETAVGAAIKAFDNALGVNVPRSRFLPVKTSSDLLLVMSNLYSLDAGSLTMSKKREFPSTPHVKLGSSFTKVQDFLTRFESIPDMLELDHLTVSGDVTFGKNVSLKGTVIIIANHGDRIDIPAGAVLENKIVSGNLRILDH comes from the exons ATGGCCGAATTTCAAGAGAAACTGAGGCTTCAGCATGAGACCTCCATGCACGCAGAGCTGGAGAAGTTGCTGATGACAGCCAAGGGCACTGAGCAAGAG ATTTCCAGAAAGGACTTTGAGGGTTTCAAGAAAATCTTCCACAGGTTCCTCCAGGTGAAAGGACCGTCTATAAACTGGGAGAAGATCAACAAACCACCAGAGGATCTG ATCCGCCCCTATGACAAGATCAAGGCCCAGGGGCTGCCGGACAGCGTGGCGGCCAGCCTCAACAAGCTGGTGGTTGTGAAGCTCAACGGAGGCCTGGGCACTAGCATGGGCTGCAAGGGCCCAAAGAGTGTCATCAGTGTCCGCAATGAGAACACCTTCCTGGACCTCACCGTGCACCAGATTGAA CACCTAAACAAAACCTTCAATGTCGATGTGCCTCTGGTTCTCATGAACTCCTTCAACACTGACGAGGACACCAAGAAGATTCTGCAGAAGTACACGCACCACCGGGTACACATCCACACCTTCAACCAGAGCAG ATACCCAAGGATCAACAAGGAATCCCTCCTGCCCGTGGCCAAAGACCTGGGAATGCACGGCGACCAGGCTGACGTCTGGTACCCACCCGGCCACGGCGACATCTACGCCAGCTTCTACAACTCTGGCCTCCTGGACAAGCTGATCGCCGAGGGCAAGGAGTACATTTTTGTGTCCAACATCGACAACCTGGGCGCCACCGTGGATCTGTTCATCCTCAACCACCTGATGTCGCAGCCCAAAGACAAGCGCTGCGAATTTGTCATGGAGGTCACGGACAAGACCCGCGCCGATGTCAAG GGCGGCACGCTGATCCAGTACGACGACAAGCTGCGACTGCTGGAGATCGCCCAGGTGCCCAAGGCGCACGTGGACGAGTTCAAGTCGGTCACCAAGTTCAAGATCTTCAACACCAACAACCTGTGGATCTCCCTGGGTGCCATCAAAAGGCTGCAGGAGCAGAATGCCATGGACTTAGAGATCATAGTCAACCccaag ACACTGGACGGTGGCCTGAACGTGATCCAGCTGGAGACGGCGGTGGGCGCCGCCATCAAGGCCTTTGACAACGCGCTGGGCGTCAACGTGCCCCGTAGCCGTTTCCTCCCAGTCAAGACATCATCGGACCTGCTGCTGGTCATGTCCAACCTGTACAGCCTGGACGCCGGCTCGCTGACCATGAGCAAGAAGAGGGAGTTTCCCTCCACGCCGCATGTGAAGCTGGGCAGCTCTTTCACCAAG GTCCAAGACTTCCTGACGAGGTTTGAGAGCATCCCAGACATGCTGGAGTTGGACCACCTCACCGTGTCTGGAGACGTCACCTTCGGAAAGAACGTCTCTCTGAAA GGAACTGTCATCATTATTGCCAATCATGGAGACCGAATCGATATTCCAGCAGGAGCTGTGCTGGAAAACAAGATTGTCTCTGGAAACCTGCGCATCCTTGACCACTAA
- the mdh1aa gene encoding malate dehydrogenase 1Aa, NAD (soluble) isoform X2 gives MADPIRVLVTGAAGQIAYSLLYSIAKGDVFGKDQPIILVLLDIPPMLPVLDGVVMELQDCALPLLREVIPTDKVEVGFKDLDAAILVGSMPRKEGMERKDLLKANVAIFKTQGAALEKYAKKTVKVLVVGNPANTNCLIASKSAPSIPKENFSCLTRLDHNRARSQVAMRCGVPADAVKNVIIWGNHSSTQYPDVHHAMVKVNSNEVPAFDAVKDDSWLKGDFISTVQLRGAAVIKARKLSSAMSAAKAICDHMRDWWFGTLDGEFMSMGVYAGGNSYGIPEDLIYSFPVHIKNKSWTIHDGLPINDFSRAKMDATAAELVEERDTALSFLSQ, from the exons ATG GCCGATCCAATCCGTGTTCTGGTGACTGGCGCTGCTGGACAGATTGCCTACTCTCTGCTGTACAGCATCGCCAAGGGAGATGTGTTCGGCAAGGACCAG CCTATCATCTTGGTTCTGCTGGACATCCCTCCCATGttgccagttctggatggagtGGTGATGGAGCTGCAGGATTGTGCTCTGCCACTCCTGAGGG AGGTCATCCCCACCGACAAGGTGGAGGTGGGCTTCAAGGATCTGGATGCCGCCATCTTGGTGGGCTCTATGCCCAGGAAAGAGGGCATGGAGAGGAAGGATCTCCTCAAGGCCAACGTGGCCATCTTTAAGACCCAGGGGGCCGCCCTGGAGAAGTACGCCAAGAAAACTGTGAAG GTCTTGGTGGTGGGAAACCCTGCTAACACCAACTGTTTGATTGCCTCCAAGTCCGCCCCCTCAATTCCCAAGGAGAACTTCTCCTGCCTGACCCGCCTGGACCACAATAGGGCTCGCTCCCAG gTGGCGATGCGTTGCGGCGTGCCCGCCGATGCCGTCAAGAACGTCATCATCTGGGGCAACCACTCGTCCACCCAGTACCCTGACGTGCACCACGCCATGGTCAAGGTGAACAGCAACGAGGTGCCGGCATTTGACGCCGTGAAGGACGACAGCTGGCTCAAGGGGGACTTCATCTCG ACTGTACAGCTGCGTGGAGCCGCCGTCATCAAGGCCAGGAAGCTCTCCAGTGCCATGTCTGCTGCCAAGGCCATCTGTGATCATATGAGGGACTGGTGGTTCGGCACCCTCGAC GGTGAGTTTATGTCTATGGGCGTGTATGCTGGTGGAAACTCCTATGGAATTCCTGAAGACCTCATCTACTCATTCCCTGTTCATATCAAG AACAAGTCTTGGACAATCCATGATGGTCTGCCCATCAACGACTTTTCCCGCGCCAAGATGGATGCCACAGCGGCGGAGTTGGTGGAGGAGCGGGACACTGCCCTCTCCTTTCTGAGCCAGTGA
- the mdh1aa gene encoding malate dehydrogenase 1Aa, NAD (soluble) isoform X1 — protein MLTLLTAMYIVVRAASSEADPIRVLVTGAAGQIAYSLLYSIAKGDVFGKDQPIILVLLDIPPMLPVLDGVVMELQDCALPLLREVIPTDKVEVGFKDLDAAILVGSMPRKEGMERKDLLKANVAIFKTQGAALEKYAKKTVKVLVVGNPANTNCLIASKSAPSIPKENFSCLTRLDHNRARSQVAMRCGVPADAVKNVIIWGNHSSTQYPDVHHAMVKVNSNEVPAFDAVKDDSWLKGDFISTVQLRGAAVIKARKLSSAMSAAKAICDHMRDWWFGTLDGEFMSMGVYAGGNSYGIPEDLIYSFPVHIKNKSWTIHDGLPINDFSRAKMDATAAELVEERDTALSFLSQ, from the exons GCCGATCCAATCCGTGTTCTGGTGACTGGCGCTGCTGGACAGATTGCCTACTCTCTGCTGTACAGCATCGCCAAGGGAGATGTGTTCGGCAAGGACCAG CCTATCATCTTGGTTCTGCTGGACATCCCTCCCATGttgccagttctggatggagtGGTGATGGAGCTGCAGGATTGTGCTCTGCCACTCCTGAGGG AGGTCATCCCCACCGACAAGGTGGAGGTGGGCTTCAAGGATCTGGATGCCGCCATCTTGGTGGGCTCTATGCCCAGGAAAGAGGGCATGGAGAGGAAGGATCTCCTCAAGGCCAACGTGGCCATCTTTAAGACCCAGGGGGCCGCCCTGGAGAAGTACGCCAAGAAAACTGTGAAG GTCTTGGTGGTGGGAAACCCTGCTAACACCAACTGTTTGATTGCCTCCAAGTCCGCCCCCTCAATTCCCAAGGAGAACTTCTCCTGCCTGACCCGCCTGGACCACAATAGGGCTCGCTCCCAG gTGGCGATGCGTTGCGGCGTGCCCGCCGATGCCGTCAAGAACGTCATCATCTGGGGCAACCACTCGTCCACCCAGTACCCTGACGTGCACCACGCCATGGTCAAGGTGAACAGCAACGAGGTGCCGGCATTTGACGCCGTGAAGGACGACAGCTGGCTCAAGGGGGACTTCATCTCG ACTGTACAGCTGCGTGGAGCCGCCGTCATCAAGGCCAGGAAGCTCTCCAGTGCCATGTCTGCTGCCAAGGCCATCTGTGATCATATGAGGGACTGGTGGTTCGGCACCCTCGAC GGTGAGTTTATGTCTATGGGCGTGTATGCTGGTGGAAACTCCTATGGAATTCCTGAAGACCTCATCTACTCATTCCCTGTTCATATCAAG AACAAGTCTTGGACAATCCATGATGGTCTGCCCATCAACGACTTTTCCCGCGCCAAGATGGATGCCACAGCGGCGGAGTTGGTGGAGGAGCGGGACACTGCCCTCTCCTTTCTGAGCCAGTGA